In Notamacropus eugenii isolate mMacEug1 chromosome 1, mMacEug1.pri_v2, whole genome shotgun sequence, one genomic interval encodes:
- the LOC140521552 gene encoding LOW QUALITY PROTEIN: uncharacterized protein (The sequence of the model RefSeq protein was modified relative to this genomic sequence to represent the inferred CDS: inserted 2 bases in 1 codon), which translates to MALGSCRPPPQELVTFQDVSVDFTPEEWDLLDHPQKKFFKAVMLENAHNLLSLGLPVPREYLVSYLEEREVPMMLEQEGLRTCCPEGMIGPGKRETTEKLSISVEEAQQENLMSAGHCDFIRSQICAVFQKVHPGDKLYGCHHCGKSMSQQSSPIYCQKIHTGENPHDLHECDVHFSELSSFRIHHMIDSERQSPECSQCGKDGSCTCSLAVHQSMETREELYKYDKHGKALLQSSNLTQHQKIHNGGKPYECNPCGNAFRFKGHVTLHQETHMEKVYECNQCGKAFTSGSNLAAHQRIHTGEKPYQCNQCGKAFRDSSNLAVHQRIHTAARAYECNQCGKAFRQNYLLVSHQRIHNRKKLFECSDCAKAFRSSSSLHVHQRIHNGEKPHKCNQCGKAFRLNSLLAAHQRIHTGENPYECNHCGKTYRSSSSLAAHQRIHTGEKPHECNECGKAFRYSCHLILHQRIHTGEKPHECNECGKAFRQNFQLTVHQRIHTGEKPHECNECGKAFRRRSKLILHQRIHTGEKPYQCNQCGKAFRDSSNLAVHQSIHTGKKPYECDQCGKAFRLKDLLGAHQRIHNRKKLFECSEKPHKCNQCGKAFSSSSSLAAHQSIHAGKKPYECNQCGKAFSRRSKLIVHERIHTGEKPYECNQCGKAFRRKYHLAVHQRIHTGETPYQCNQCGKAFRQNYQLTVHQRVHTGEKPYECNQCGKAFRENYQLTVHQRIHTGEKPYQCNQCGKAFRLNSVLRAHQTIHTGKKPYECDQCGKAFRENYQLTVHQSIHTGKKLFECNECAKAFRSSSSLDVHQRIHNGEKPHKCNQCGKAFRLNSLLAAHQKIHTGEKSYECNQCGKVFSSSPSLAVHRRIHTGEKPHECNECGKAFNRRSKLIVHQRIHTGEKPYECNQCGKAFRENYQLTVHQRIHTGEKPYQCNQCGKAFRLNSLLGAHQRIHTGKKPYECDQCGKAFRLNCLLGAHQRIHTGEKPYKCNECGKTFRESTKLSLHQRIHTDVKPYQCNQCGKGFRRNSHLTLHQRIHTGEKPYECNQCGKAFSSSSSLAAHQSIHTGKKPXECDQCGKALRTRLSYLLHIIEFTLDRYII; encoded by the exons ATGGCTCTTGGCAGCTGCAGACCCCCACCCCAG GAGCTGGTGACATTTCAGGATGTGTCTGTGGACTTCACCCCAGAGGAATGGGACCTCTTAGACCATCCTCAGAAGAAGTTTTTCAAGGCagtcatgctggagaatgcccACAACCTACTCTCCTTGG GGCTTCCAGTTCCCAGAGAATATTTGGTTTCTTATTTGGAGGAAAGGGAGGTGCCAATGATGCTGGAACAAGAAGGCCTGAGGACCTGCTGTCCAG AAGGAATGATTGGACCTGGAAAGAGAGAGACTACTGAAAAGCTAAGTATTTCTGTGGAAGAAGCACAGCAAGAAAACCTCATGAGTGCTGGTCACTGTGACTTCATTAGGAGCCAAATCTGTGCTGTATTTCAGAAAGTTCACCCTGGAGATAAACTTTATGGTTGTCATCACTGTGGGAAAAGCATGAGTCAACAGTCCTCCCCGATTTACTGTcaaaaaattcatactggagagaaccCACATGATCTTCATGAATGTGATGTACATTTTAGTGAACTCTCCTCCTTCCGTATTCATCACATGATTGATAGTGAGAGGCAGTCTCCTGAATGCAGTCAGTGTGGAAAGGATGGGAGCTGCACCTGTagtcttgctgtacatcagagcaTGGAGACTAGAGaggaactttataaatatgataaacATGGAAAGGCATTGCTACAGAGCTCCAATCTTACTCAACATCAGAAAATCCACAATGGTgggaaaccttatgaatgtaatccttgtggaaatgcattcagatTTAAAGGCCATGTTACTCTACATCAGGAAACCCATATGGAGAaagtttatgaatgtaatcaatgtggaaaggcattCACAAGCGGCTCCaatcttgctgcacatcagagaatccacactggagagaaaccttatcaatgtaatcaatgtggaaaggctttcagagacagctcaaatcttgctgtacatcagagaatacACACTGCAGCGAGagcttatgaatgtaatcagtgtggaaaggctttcagacaaAACTATCTACTTGtttcacatcagagaatccacaataGAAAGAAACTTTTTGAATGTAGTGACTGTGCAAAAGCTTTCCGTTCTAGCTCCAGTCTTcatgtacatcagagaatccacaatgGTGAGAAGCCAcataaatgtaatcaatgtggaaaggctttcagactaAACTCCCtacttgctgcacatcagagaattcacactggggaAAATCCGTATGAGtgtaatcattgtggaaagacttacaggTCTAGCTCCAGTCTTGCagcccatcagagaatccacactggagagaaacctcatgaatgcaatgaatgtggaaaggctttcagatacAGCTGCCATCTTAtcctacatcagagaatccacactggagagaaacctcatgaatgcaatgaatgtggaaaggccttcagacAAAACTTCCAacttactgtacatcagagaatccacaccggagagaaacctcatgaatgcaatgaatgtggaaaggctttcagaaggaGGTCCAAACTTATTctgcatcagagaatccacactggagagaaaccttatcaatgtaatcaatgtggaaaggctttcagagacagctcaaatcttgctgtacatcagagtatccacactggaaagaaaccctatgaatgtgatcaatgtggaaaggctttcagactaAAAGATCTACTTggtgcacatcagagaatccacaataGAAAGAAACTTTTTGAATGTAGTGAGAAGCCAcataaatgtaatcaatgtggaaaggctttcagttcTAGCTCcagtcttgctgcacatcagagtaTCCACgctggaaagaaaccttatgaatgtaatcaatgtggaaaagctttcagtaGGAGGTCCAAACTTATTGTGCatgagagaatccacactggagagaaaccatatgaatgtaatcaatgtggaaaggctttcagaagaaaGTACCATCTTGCTGtacaccagagaatccacactggagaaacACCTTatcaatgtaatcaatgtggaaaggctttcagacaaAACTACCAacttactgtacatcagagagtccacactggagagaaaccatatgaatgtaatcaatgtggaaaggctttcagagaaaACTACCAacttactgtacatcagagaatccacactggagagaaaccttatcaatgtaatcagtgtggaaaggctttcagactaAACTCTGTGCTTCGTGCACATCAGACAATCCACACTGGAAAAAAACCctatgaatgtgatcaatgtggaaaggctttcagagaaaACTACCAACTTACTGTACATCAGAGTATCCACACTGGAAAGAAACTTTTTGAATGTAATGAGTGTGCAAAAGCTTTCCGTTCTAGCTCCAGTCTTgatgtacatcagagaatccacaatgGTGAGAAGCCGcataaatgtaatcaatgtggaaaggctttcagactaAACTCCCTACTTGCTGCACATCAGAAAATTCACACTGGGGAAAAATCATATgagtgtaatcaatgtggaaaggtttTCAGTTCTAGCCCCAGTCTTGCTGTGCATcggagaatccacactggagagaaacctcatgaatgcaatgaatgtggaaaggctttcaatAGAAGGTCCAAACTTATtgtgcatcagagaatccacactggagagaaaccatacgaatgtaatcaatgtggaaaggctttcagagaaaACTACCAacttactgtacatcagagaatccacactggagagaaaccttatcaatgtaatcaatgtggaaaggctttcagactaAACTCTCTGCTTggtgcacatcagagaatccacactggaaaaaaaccctatgaatgtgatcaatgtggaaaggctttcagactaAACTGTCTACTTggtgcacatcagagaatccacactggagagaaaccttataaatgtaatgaatgtggaaagactttcagagagAGCACCAAACTTAgtctacatcagagaatccacactgatgtgaaaccttatcaatgtaatcagtgtggaaaaggTTTCAGACGAAACTCCCACCTTACTTtacaccagagaatccacactggagagaaaccttatgaatgtaatcaatgtggaaaggctttcagttcTAGCTCcagtcttgctgcacatcagagtatccacactggaaagaaacc tgaatgtgatcagtgtggaaaggctctCAGAACCAGACTTTCCTACTTGCTGCACATAATAGAATTCACACTGGATAGATATATAATATGA